The following are encoded in a window of Microbacterium sp. LWO13-1.2 genomic DNA:
- a CDS encoding Ppx/GppA family phosphatase has translation MRLGVLDIGSNTVHLLAADVRPGGRPLAKTSDRTVLRLMRYLTPDGAITEEGVLALIAAVTQARAVAEAERVDALLATATSAVREARNGEDVIARIEAALGQPLQVLDGETEAELTFLAVRRWFGWSAGQLLLLDIGGGSLEIAAGAEEVPAAAASVPLGAGRMTVEFLPNDPPGEDDVERLREHAAATLAPILPRFAALPKPDHVVGSSKAIRSLARLVGYPAPGWSGSDRMLLPRTALGSWIPRLARLPASARQELPGITPDRTFQIVAAAVSLHTTMRALDLDELEVSPWALREGVLLRYIEQLTWGGVAER, from the coding sequence GTGCGCTTAGGAGTTCTCGACATCGGGTCGAACACCGTCCATCTGCTGGCTGCCGACGTCCGCCCAGGAGGTCGGCCGTTGGCGAAGACGAGCGACCGTACGGTCCTGCGGCTGATGCGCTATCTCACGCCCGATGGCGCGATCACCGAGGAAGGGGTCCTGGCGCTGATCGCTGCCGTCACACAGGCGCGCGCTGTCGCCGAGGCCGAGCGGGTCGATGCGCTGCTCGCCACCGCCACCAGTGCCGTGCGTGAAGCCCGCAACGGCGAAGACGTCATCGCGCGCATCGAAGCGGCTCTCGGGCAGCCTCTCCAGGTGCTCGACGGCGAGACCGAAGCCGAGCTCACCTTCCTCGCCGTGCGGCGATGGTTCGGGTGGTCGGCCGGTCAGCTGCTGCTTCTCGACATCGGCGGCGGATCGCTGGAGATCGCCGCCGGCGCAGAAGAGGTGCCGGCCGCCGCCGCATCCGTTCCGCTCGGCGCGGGGCGCATGACGGTGGAGTTCCTGCCCAACGATCCGCCGGGCGAAGACGACGTCGAACGGCTCCGCGAACACGCCGCCGCGACGCTGGCGCCGATCCTCCCCCGGTTCGCCGCCCTGCCGAAGCCCGACCACGTGGTCGGCTCTTCCAAAGCGATCCGCTCGCTCGCGCGGCTCGTCGGCTACCCCGCGCCCGGATGGTCGGGAAGCGATCGGATGCTGCTTCCGCGCACCGCGCTCGGATCGTGGATCCCGCGGCTGGCCCGGCTCCCCGCATCCGCCCGTCAGGAGCTTCCGGGCATCACCCCCGACCGCACCTTCCAGATCGTCGCCGCGGCCGTCTCGCTGCACACGACGATGCGCGCGCTCGATCTCGACGAACTCGAAGTCTCGCCCTGGGCCCTGCGCGAGGGCGTGCTGCTGCGTTACATCGAGCAGCTGACCTGGGGCGGCGTCGCCGAGCGCTGA
- the glmM gene encoding phosphoglucosamine mutase: MPIFGTDGVRGLANGILTADLALTLAQATAVVLGQGRTAEARKAEGKRLTAVIARDPRVSGHFISAAVAAGLASSGVDVLDAGVIPTPALAFLVADRDADFGVMVSASHNPAPDNGIKIFARGGVKLPDIVEARIEDAMTGEKLQPTGAGVGRISRFSDAEDRYVVHLLGSLPNQLDGIHVLLDCAHGAAAGVSPETFRDAGAEVTVIGADPDGLNINDGVGSTHLDKLAEAVVRLGADIGIAHDGDADRCLAVDAEGNVIDGDQIMAILAVSMKERGHLVDDTLVATVMSNLGLHVAMREHGITVRQTAVGDRYVLEDMNAGGYALGGEQSGHVIMSEYATTGDGLLTGLHLVAEMARKKKSAAELASVMKVYPQVLINVRGVDRSRVNDDEGVLAAVREVEAELGETGRVLLRASGTEPLVRVMVEAADAESVQRHAERLADVVRERLAL, encoded by the coding sequence ATGCCGATCTTTGGCACGGACGGTGTGCGAGGGCTTGCCAATGGCATCCTCACCGCCGACCTCGCGCTCACCCTGGCCCAGGCGACTGCTGTCGTCCTGGGCCAGGGCCGTACTGCCGAGGCGCGCAAGGCCGAGGGCAAGCGGCTCACCGCCGTCATCGCCCGAGACCCGCGTGTCTCCGGGCATTTCATCTCGGCCGCCGTGGCCGCGGGACTCGCATCCTCGGGCGTTGACGTCCTCGACGCGGGAGTGATCCCCACCCCGGCGCTCGCGTTCCTGGTCGCTGACCGGGATGCCGACTTCGGTGTCATGGTGTCCGCCTCGCACAACCCGGCTCCCGACAACGGCATCAAGATCTTCGCGCGCGGCGGAGTGAAGCTCCCCGACATCGTCGAGGCGCGCATCGAAGACGCGATGACCGGTGAGAAGCTTCAGCCCACGGGTGCCGGTGTCGGTCGCATCAGCCGTTTCTCGGATGCTGAGGACCGCTACGTCGTGCACCTGCTCGGCTCGCTGCCGAACCAGCTCGACGGCATCCACGTTCTCCTCGACTGCGCGCACGGCGCGGCCGCAGGCGTCTCCCCGGAGACGTTCCGGGATGCAGGCGCCGAAGTCACCGTCATCGGCGCCGATCCTGATGGTCTGAACATCAACGACGGCGTGGGATCCACTCACTTGGACAAGCTCGCTGAGGCCGTCGTTCGTCTCGGAGCCGACATCGGCATCGCGCACGACGGCGACGCCGACCGCTGCCTCGCGGTCGACGCCGAAGGCAACGTCATCGACGGCGACCAGATCATGGCGATCCTCGCGGTTTCGATGAAGGAACGCGGCCACCTCGTCGACGACACGCTCGTCGCGACGGTCATGAGCAACCTGGGCTTGCACGTCGCGATGCGCGAGCACGGCATCACGGTCCGTCAGACCGCTGTCGGCGACCGCTACGTCCTCGAGGACATGAACGCCGGTGGATACGCGCTCGGCGGCGAACAGTCCGGCCACGTCATCATGAGCGAGTACGCCACGACGGGTGACGGACTGCTGACCGGTCTGCACCTCGTCGCGGAGATGGCCAGGAAGAAGAAGTCGGCCGCAGAACTCGCCTCGGTGATGAAGGTGTACCCGCAGGTGCTCATCAACGTGCGCGGCGTCGACCGCTCGCGCGTGAACGACGATGAAGGCGTGCTCGCCGCGGTCCGCGAGGTCGAAGCCGAGCTGGGCGAGACCGGACGCGTGCTGCTGCGCGCCTCCGGCACCGAGCCGCTCGTGCGCGTGATGGTCGAGGCAGCAGATGCCGAGTCCGTTCAGCGGCACGCAGAGCGCCTCGCAGACGTCGTTCGTGAGCGCCTCGCGCTCTGA
- the rpsI gene encoding 30S ribosomal protein S9 encodes MADIQDTNETPQNFSTSTPETEAVEAAPRPVLSVPGAAVGRRKQAIARVRIVPGSGTITVNGRTIEDYFPNKLHQQLINDPFTVLNLTGAYDVIARISGGGPSGQAGALRLGIARSLNGVDEENNRPTLKKAGFLSRDARVKERKKAGLKKARKAPQYSKR; translated from the coding sequence GTGGCTGACATTCAGGACACCAACGAAACCCCCCAGAACTTCTCGACGTCGACTCCCGAGACCGAAGCAGTCGAGGCGGCTCCCCGCCCCGTGCTGAGCGTTCCGGGTGCCGCTGTCGGCCGTCGCAAGCAGGCCATCGCCCGCGTGCGCATCGTTCCCGGCTCGGGCACGATCACGGTCAACGGCCGCACGATCGAGGACTACTTCCCGAACAAGCTGCACCAGCAGCTGATCAACGACCCGTTCACGGTGCTGAACCTCACCGGTGCGTACGACGTGATCGCCCGCATCTCCGGTGGTGGCCCCTCGGGTCAGGCCGGCGCGCTGCGTCTCGGCATCGCTCGTTCGCTGAACGGCGTCGACGAGGAGAACAACCGTCCGACCCTGAAGAAGGCCGGCTTCCTGTCGCGCGATGCTCGCGTCAAGGAGCGCAAGAAGGCTGGACTCAAGAAGGCCCGCAAGGCGCCTCAGTACTCGAAGCGTTAA
- the rplM gene encoding 50S ribosomal protein L13 yields the protein MTRTYTPKAGEVQRDWVVIDATDVVLGRLASHAATLLRGKHKPTFANHIDSGDFVIIVNAEKVALTGQKLQKKLAYRHSGYPGGLKSVTYAELLEKNPVRAVEKAIRGMLPKNSLGRQQLTKLKVYVGAEHPHSAQQPQPYTLDQVAQ from the coding sequence GTGACGCGCACTTACACCCCGAAGGCCGGCGAGGTCCAGCGTGACTGGGTCGTCATCGACGCCACTGACGTCGTTCTCGGCCGTCTCGCCTCGCACGCCGCAACGCTCCTGCGTGGCAAGCACAAGCCCACCTTCGCCAACCACATCGACTCGGGTGACTTCGTCATCATCGTGAACGCAGAGAAGGTCGCGCTCACCGGTCAGAAGCTCCAGAAGAAGCTGGCCTACCGCCACTCCGGTTACCCGGGCGGCCTGAAGTCGGTCACCTACGCCGAGCTCCTCGAGAAGAACCCGGTTCGCGCTGTGGAGAAGGCCATCCGTGGCATGCTCCCGAAGAACAGCCTGGGCCGTCAGCAGCTGACGAAGCTCAAGGTGTACGTCGGTGCCGAGCACCCGCACTCCGCGCAGCAGCCCCAGCCGTACACCCTCGACCAGGTCGCCCAGTAA
- a CDS encoding MBL fold metallo-hydrolase yields the protein MTKINALLVGGPTLHFTYGGLGFLTDPTFDEPGSYPGGITLHKLTGPAVPASALGAIDVVLLSHDEHADNLDDAGRALLPEVPLVLGTEGSATRIPHVTGLAPWQEHRVGDVTVTAVPALHGPEGAEALSGPVIGFILQSDGEPTVYVSGDNASVDVVREIAERFPRIDVAVLFAGAANVGRFGDSDLTLNARTALEAAEVLADAVIVPIHAEGWFHFSETRDRLRLMFEFADRGDRLRLLPPGGRVTIG from the coding sequence ATGACAAAGATCAACGCTCTCCTCGTCGGTGGTCCGACCCTTCACTTCACCTACGGCGGACTCGGATTCCTCACCGACCCGACCTTCGACGAGCCCGGTTCCTACCCCGGCGGCATCACGCTGCACAAGCTCACCGGGCCGGCCGTTCCGGCATCCGCCCTCGGTGCGATCGATGTCGTCCTGCTGTCGCACGATGAGCACGCCGACAACCTCGACGACGCGGGGCGAGCACTGCTCCCGGAGGTTCCGCTCGTTCTCGGCACCGAGGGTTCCGCGACCCGCATCCCGCACGTCACCGGTCTCGCCCCGTGGCAGGAGCATCGTGTCGGCGATGTCACGGTGACGGCGGTTCCGGCGCTGCACGGTCCGGAGGGTGCGGAGGCGCTGAGCGGCCCCGTCATCGGCTTCATCCTGCAGAGCGACGGAGAGCCGACCGTCTACGTCTCCGGTGACAACGCTTCGGTCGATGTCGTCCGCGAGATCGCTGAGCGATTCCCGCGTATCGACGTCGCCGTCCTGTTCGCGGGAGCGGCGAACGTCGGTCGCTTCGGCGATTCCGACCTGACCCTGAACGCCCGCACTGCGCTGGAGGCTGCCGAGGTGCTGGCGGATGCGGTGATCGTGCCCATCCACGCCGAAGGCTGGTTCCACTTCTCGGAGACGCGTGACCGTCTGCGGCTGATGTTCGAGTTCGCCGACCGTGGCGATCGGCTGCGCCTGCTCCCGCCGGGGGGGCGCGTCACGATCGGCTGA
- a CDS encoding helix-turn-helix domain-containing protein, whose translation MPDSRPRLRVAVLAFAHISPFHLSVPTLVFGGAGLDSVDGLYDVVVCAETPGSLPTGAGYSITVDTGLDAMTDADLVVIPSWRSDTDPSEELLDAVRAAHARGARIVGLCLGTFVVAASGVADGREVSTHWAAARRLAAREANVRVREDVLWSDLGDVITSAGAAAALDCCLHIVRSDHGSLAAAALARSLVLAPHRTGSQAQYIPAPVVAATADDPIGRAMLWARERLATTIDVDSWAASVHLSRRSFTRRFRDRTATSPQQWLLDQRIECARTLLEGGVDSVDRVAELAGFGSAVSLRLHFRKRLGVSPAAHRTAFRTSAA comes from the coding sequence ATGCCTGATTCCCGCCCACGCTTGCGCGTCGCCGTCCTCGCCTTCGCGCACATCAGTCCGTTCCACCTCTCGGTGCCGACATTGGTGTTCGGCGGCGCCGGACTCGACAGCGTGGACGGGCTGTACGACGTCGTCGTGTGTGCGGAGACTCCGGGATCACTCCCCACCGGCGCCGGGTACAGCATCACGGTCGACACCGGGCTCGACGCGATGACGGATGCTGATCTCGTCGTCATCCCGAGCTGGCGGTCCGACACGGATCCGAGCGAAGAGCTGCTCGACGCCGTCCGTGCGGCGCATGCGCGCGGCGCACGGATCGTCGGCCTGTGTCTGGGCACGTTCGTCGTGGCGGCATCCGGAGTCGCCGACGGCCGCGAAGTGTCGACTCATTGGGCTGCGGCGCGTCGTCTGGCCGCACGCGAGGCGAACGTCCGTGTGCGGGAGGACGTGCTGTGGAGCGATCTCGGCGACGTCATCACTTCGGCCGGCGCCGCAGCCGCCCTGGACTGCTGCCTGCACATCGTCCGCTCCGACCACGGCAGCCTCGCAGCTGCGGCTCTCGCCCGGAGTCTGGTGCTCGCTCCGCACCGCACGGGGTCGCAGGCCCAGTACATCCCCGCGCCCGTCGTCGCCGCGACCGCCGACGATCCGATCGGGCGGGCCATGCTCTGGGCCCGCGAGCGGCTCGCCACCACGATCGACGTCGACAGCTGGGCGGCATCCGTGCACCTGTCGCGCCGCTCCTTCACCCGACGATTCCGGGATCGCACCGCCACGAGCCCTCAGCAGTGGCTGCTGGACCAGCGCATCGAATGCGCGCGGACCCTGCTCGAAGGCGGCGTCGATTCCGTCGACCGCGTCGCCGAGCTGGCCGGCTTCGGCAGCGCCGTGTCGCTGCGCCTGCATTTTCGCAAACGGCTCGGCGTGAGCCCGGCAGCGCACCGCACGGCGTTCCGCACGAGCGCTGCCTGA
- a CDS encoding endonuclease/exonuclease/phosphatase family protein, with amino-acid sequence MKVISYNLRKHRAASELVALEEAHAPDILCLQECDVQDLPESVGDLVMAQATQDNRLGLAVYYRANTFQVQEIRTIGLKKSLHDMLLKPAHERVLGVRLHDIDNGRDIIVASFHAAPLTALNRLRRHQIRAALTELATLGEGLPVLMVGDYNYPVFKENLSQTVRDHGYTLSLSDDHTYTRYRVFRGHYDFATSVGFDIERITTLPQASSDHRPILVTAQPH; translated from the coding sequence ATGAAGGTCATCTCCTACAACCTCCGCAAGCATCGGGCCGCGAGCGAGCTCGTCGCGCTCGAAGAGGCGCACGCCCCCGACATCCTGTGTCTGCAGGAGTGCGATGTGCAGGATCTGCCCGAGAGCGTCGGCGATCTCGTGATGGCGCAGGCCACGCAGGACAACCGGCTGGGACTCGCCGTCTACTACCGGGCGAACACCTTTCAGGTGCAGGAGATCCGCACGATCGGCCTGAAGAAGTCGCTGCACGACATGCTGCTGAAGCCCGCGCACGAGAGAGTGCTCGGTGTGCGCCTGCACGACATCGACAACGGGCGTGACATCATCGTCGCCTCGTTCCACGCGGCGCCGCTGACGGCGTTGAACAGGCTGCGTCGTCACCAGATCCGTGCTGCACTCACCGAGCTGGCCACCCTCGGCGAGGGGTTGCCTGTGCTGATGGTCGGCGACTACAACTACCCCGTGTTCAAGGAGAACCTCAGCCAGACCGTGCGCGACCACGGGTACACGTTGAGCCTCAGCGACGACCACACGTACACCCGCTACCGCGTCTTCCGCGGGCACTACGACTTCGCCACCTCCGTCGGCTTCGACATCGAGCGCATCACCACGCTGCCGCAGGCATCGAGTGATCACCGGCCGATCCTGGTGACAGCGCAGCCGCACTGA
- a CDS encoding helix-turn-helix transcriptional regulator: protein MNEMDSSAGGFADEFRALVEERGITLTSLQRRLTDRGNPVSMATLSYWRSGDRQPEGVLSLSAIEDIEDIFGLHRGHLTGLIRPVPRIGRKPEPELKQTFALNIDQEIEETAQALGTVAQSGIRDLSVSLVGYVDAHGDLDRVVTRALVQSMEGTIAEVPLYDLAPFDAAETKSVTEVIGGRVDRSLRHPLGRVVCDVIAFDDPIPVGGTGLIEFTERFPVAYPDRRALWHGVDRPNRQILLWVRFHPDAVPDWCEEYTVVDEQETVRMRTIASGAIHVARFGFGPGIVGIRWGFDADS from the coding sequence ATGAATGAGATGGACAGTTCGGCGGGGGGCTTCGCCGACGAGTTCCGCGCCCTGGTCGAGGAGCGCGGCATCACGCTCACCAGCCTGCAACGTCGACTCACCGATCGGGGCAACCCGGTGTCCATGGCGACGTTGAGCTATTGGCGTTCCGGAGACCGACAGCCCGAAGGGGTGCTGTCGTTGAGCGCGATCGAGGACATCGAGGACATCTTCGGGCTGCACCGAGGTCACTTGACCGGGCTGATCCGGCCGGTGCCACGGATCGGTCGAAAGCCGGAACCGGAGCTCAAACAGACGTTCGCTCTGAACATCGACCAGGAGATCGAGGAGACGGCGCAGGCGCTGGGGACCGTGGCACAGAGCGGAATACGCGATCTCTCCGTGTCGCTCGTCGGGTACGTGGACGCCCACGGGGATCTCGATCGGGTCGTCACTCGTGCGCTGGTGCAGTCGATGGAGGGAACCATCGCGGAAGTGCCGCTCTACGACCTGGCGCCATTCGACGCCGCGGAGACCAAGTCCGTCACGGAAGTGATCGGCGGACGCGTCGATCGCAGTCTTCGGCATCCGCTCGGGCGGGTCGTCTGCGACGTCATCGCCTTCGATGATCCGATCCCGGTCGGCGGTACGGGGCTCATCGAGTTCACCGAGCGCTTCCCGGTCGCCTATCCGGATCGACGCGCGCTCTGGCACGGGGTGGATCGTCCGAACCGGCAGATCCTGCTCTGGGTGCGATTCCATCCTGATGCCGTCCCGGACTGGTGTGAGGAGTACACCGTGGTGGACGAGCAGGAGACGGTGCGGATGCGGACGATCGCGAGTGGTGCCATCCACGTCGCCCGGTTCGGGTTCGGTCCTGGCATCGTCGGCATCCGCTGGGGGTTCGACGCCGACTCTTGA
- the truA gene encoding tRNA pseudouridine(38-40) synthase TruA, giving the protein MRIRLDIAYDGTHFRGWAKQPTLRTVQGTLEAALARIVGSDVQFVVAGRTDAGVHAAGQVVHVDLDDEQWARIERRHGKAAHDPAGSIAGRMRGVLGAYPDVTVLRSTIAPEGFDARFSAVWRRYRYRLADDGAGYDPLRRHDTTDIRGDLDERAMDAAARTLIGLHDFAAYCIPRERATTIRTLLDYRWERDAEGVLVAEVKADAFCHSMVRSLVGACAAVGAGRLDVTDPVVLRDALERTSEFKVLAARGLTLTEVGYPADELLATRATQTRARRDGESSSD; this is encoded by the coding sequence GTGCGCATCCGGCTCGACATCGCCTACGACGGTACCCACTTCCGCGGCTGGGCGAAGCAGCCGACGCTGCGCACGGTGCAGGGCACTCTCGAGGCGGCGCTGGCCAGAATCGTGGGCTCGGACGTGCAGTTCGTCGTCGCCGGACGCACGGATGCCGGCGTCCACGCCGCGGGGCAGGTCGTCCATGTCGATCTCGACGACGAGCAGTGGGCGCGCATCGAGCGACGCCACGGCAAAGCAGCGCACGACCCGGCGGGGTCGATCGCGGGGCGCATGCGCGGCGTCCTCGGCGCCTATCCCGACGTCACGGTGCTGCGATCGACGATCGCGCCGGAGGGCTTCGATGCCCGCTTCTCCGCCGTCTGGCGCCGATACCGCTATCGCCTCGCCGACGACGGTGCCGGATACGATCCGCTGCGTCGACACGACACCACGGACATCCGCGGGGATCTGGATGAACGGGCGATGGATGCCGCCGCCCGAACTCTCATCGGACTGCACGATTTCGCGGCCTACTGCATCCCCCGTGAACGGGCCACGACCATCCGCACGCTGCTCGACTACCGCTGGGAGCGCGACGCCGAGGGGGTGCTCGTGGCCGAGGTGAAAGCCGATGCCTTCTGCCACAGCATGGTGCGGTCGCTGGTCGGCGCGTGCGCGGCCGTCGGCGCGGGGCGGCTCGACGTCACCGATCCCGTGGTGCTGCGCGATGCGCTGGAGCGCACCAGCGAGTTCAAGGTGCTCGCCGCCCGCGGACTCACGCTCACCGAGGTCGGCTACCCGGCAGACGAACTGCTCGCCACCCGCGCCACCCAGACTCGCGCTCGCCGCGATGGCGAGTCGTCGAGCGACTGA